The Miscanthus floridulus cultivar M001 chromosome 17, ASM1932011v1, whole genome shotgun sequence genome has a window encoding:
- the LOC136517666 gene encoding GDSL esterase/lipase At1g09390-like: protein MASAGNGAGGGGGGGALKRSMGPLRVQYYIVMGAVAAAVVLATLRYMPGPAIPATTAASATTTSSGAVVRSAPAAAAAAVEEEGEEQAQEEGRKKKRRKGDGVVVFNFGDSNSDTGGVAAVMGIRIAPPEGRAYFHHPTGRLSDGRVILDFICESLGMPHLSPFMKPLGSNYSHGVNFAIAGSTATPGATTFSLDVQVDQFVFFKERCLDLIERGEAAPIDEKAFPDAIYTMDIGHNDINGVLHLPYHTMLEKLPPVIAEIKKAIERLHKNGARKFWIHGTGALGCMPQKLSMPRDDDRNLDEHGCIATINNVCKKFNSLLSEALDELRLTLKSSTIIFVDMFAIKYDLVANHTKYGIEKPLMTCCGHGGPPYNYDPKESCMTSDKYLCKLGEKFISWDGVHFTDAANGIVASKVLSGEYNIPRVKLASLIPKAKSDD from the exons ATGGCGAGCGCGGGGAacggcgccggcggcggaggcggaggcggggcgCTGAAGCGGTCCATGGGCCCGCTACGTGTGCAGTACTACATCGTGAtgggcgcggtggcggcggccgtggTGCTGGCCACGCTGCGCTACATGCCGGGACCGGCCATCCCGGCGACCACCGCCGCCAGCGCTACCACCACCAGCAGCGGCGCTGTGGTGCGCTCGGCTCCAGCAGCCGCTGCCGCGgccgtggaggaggagggggaggagcaggcgcaggaggaggggaggaagaagaagaggaggaagggggacGGGGTGGTGGTGTTCAACTTCGGCGACTCCAACAGCGACACGGGCGGCGTGGCGGCGGTGATGGGGATCCGCATCGCGCCGCCGGAAGGGAGGGCCTACTTCCACCACCCCACGGGACGGCTCTCCGACGGCCGCGTCATCCTCGACTTCATCT GTGAGAGCCTGGGCATGCCGCACCTGAGCCCGTTCATGAAGCCGCTGGGCTCCAACTACTCCCACGGCGTTAACTTCGCCATCGCGGGCTCCACGGCCACGCCGGGGGCTACCACCTTCTCGCTGGACGTGCAGGTGGACCAGTTCGTCTTCTTCAAGGAGAGGTGCCTCGACCTCATCGAGAGAG GTGAGGCTGCCCCAATTGACGAGAAGGCGTTCCCAGATGCTATATACACCATGGACATCGGGCACAACGATATAAATGGTGTTCTCCACCTGCCCTATCACACGATGCTCGAAAAGCTTCCCCCTGTAATTGCTGAAATCAAGAAAGCCATCGAG AGGTTGCACAAGAACGGGGCCAGGAAGTTCTGGATACATGGGACGGGAGCGTTGGGATGCATGCCTCAGAAGCTCTCTATGCCAAGGGATGACGACCGCAACCTCGATGAGCATGGGTGCATCGCGACCATCAACAATGTCTGCAAGAAGttcaattctttgctgagtgAAGCCCTGGACGAGCTACGTTTGACGCTGAAAAGTTCGACGATCATCTTCGTGGATATGTTTGCGATAAAGTATGATCTTGTTGCCAACCACACGAAATACG GGATTGAGAAGCCATTGATGACATGCTGCGGTCATGGAGGGCCCCCTTACAACTATGACCCCAAGGAGAGCTGCATGACTTCGGACAAATACCTCTGTAAGCTTGGCGAAAAGTTCATAAGCTGGGACGGGGTTCACTTCACCGATGCTGCAAACGGCATTGTGGCTTCCAAAGTACTCAGTGGCGAGTACAACATTCCTAGGGTCAAGCTGGCCAGCCTCATCCCTAAAGCAAAATCCGATGATTAA
- the LOC136517791 gene encoding uncharacterized protein isoform X2 translates to MDLQEHHDLIFGEEFCFPTTTTYYPPLYAPTGINVPAQLYQQQTSSRCDNQAQNYMGHEVQGTSSMYYVVPNYGIGHSPHGPHPLHPCAIGDGRFVRTQEYHAETVEHTYHLPVPTPHCSARPSAADRTPANTAQYLGYTNGLFVPGGLQQTVSVTSERGVAWNQSLQQATIASMEFQSHTSLPERGVTWNQSLQQATISSMEFQSHTSLPKEQPHRPAPWKRQLSGGARAPARLPRARRAPHQSPQAAAPSVRSSLQTNLSYNNEVSNVGSDLCEMQSTERSQPYARTSSYANRRHDFQVVYPNAKFFVIKSYDEADIHKSIKYGVWSTSSTGSQKLDIAFREAQAIAASSSTLCPVFLFFSVNASYYFCGVAEMVGPVDYQNDMDFWCMDRWIGSFPVKWHIIKNVHNSTFRSILLQNNEDKPVTSSRDTQEIHYTPGTTMLELFKYTRADGCVLDSFMVHEEKEARRLQKFKLRRGAPHFIPAWHGPRPSRHVLPKSDSVVMDIITSECETNNLTDKLQNLNLEKNQASWQEFGNLTSVASNTNRQKEWYCYGTQAHGKTNKDTVKAIPSPTRAYHPMTPNQKSALDGEQRRWKKVEIAPTENPQPETVASASSKAPPEEHQQGGKSTLAHSASGAPEMTCEEQKIFGKACPPVAVSTSKACSEPLPGVLAIGSMLVPITTSN, encoded by the exons ATGGATCTTCAGGAACATCATGATCTCATATTTGGAGAGGAGTTCTGCTTTCCTACCACCACGACTTATTATCCACCTCTTTATGCCCCAACTG GTATTAATGTGCCTGCCCAGCTGTATCAACAACAGACAAGTTCAAGATGTGACAATCAAGCTCAAAATTACATG GGACACGAGGTGCAAGGCACATCATCCATGTATTATGTTGTCCCTAACTATGGGATCGGACATTCTCCCCATGGACCTCACCCTTTGCACCCTTGTGCCATAGGCGATGGTAGGTTTGTCAGAACCCAAGAGTACCACGCTGAAACTGTGGAGCACACATACCATCTACCAGTTCCTACACCCCACTGTTCCGCCCGTCCATCTGCAGCAGACAGAACCCCAGCTAACACTGCTCAATATCTTGGTTACACCAATGGCTTGTTTGTTCCCGGTGGACTTCAGCAAACTGTATCTGTTACCTCAGAAAGGGGTGTCGCATGGAATCAATCTCTACAACAAGCTACTATTGCTTCAATGGAATTTCAAAGCCATACTTCTCTACCAGAAAGGGGTGTCACATGGAATCAATCTCTACAACAAGCTACGATTTCTTCAATGGAATTTCAAAGCCATACTTCGCTACCAAAGGAACAACCACATAGGCCAGCTCCATGGAAGCGGCAATTATCAGGTGGGGCCAGAGCGCCAGCTAGACTCCCTCGTGCTCGACGG GCACCACATCAGTCTCCACAAGCGGCTGCTCCTTCTGTCCGGTCTTCACTGCAGACAAATCTGTCATACAACAATGAAGTTTCAAATGTTGGATCTGACCTTTGTGAGATGCAGTCAACTGAGAGATCCCAACCATATGCAAGAACCAGTAGCTATGCTAATCGAAG ACATGATTTCCAGGTGGTGTATCCAAATGCAAAATTCTTTGTGATAAAGTCCTATGATGAGGCAGACATTCACAAATCTATCAAGTATGGTGTGTGGTCAACTTCCTCTACTGGAAGCCAGAAGTTGGATATTGCGTTCAGAGAGGCTCAAGCGATAGCTGCAAGTAGTTCTACCTTGTGCCCAGTTTTCCTGTTCTTTTCG GTCAATGCAAGTTACTATTTCTGTGGTGTTGCTGAGATGGTTGGCCCTGTCGACTACCAAAATGACATGGACTTTTGGTGCATGGATAGATGGATTGGCAGCTTTCCTGTTAAGTGGCATATCATAAAAAACGTACATAACTCCACTTTCCGAAGTATCTTACTGCAGAACAATGAAGATAAGCCTGTGACCTCTAGCAGAGATACACAAGAG ATACACTACACTCCTGGAACAACTATGCTCGAACTCTTCAAATATACCAGAGCAGACGGATGTGTGCTTGATAGCTTCATGGTGCATGAGGAGAAAGAAGCAAGGAGACTCCAGAAGTTTAAGCTGCGCAGGGGTGCTCCACATTTTATACCTGCATGGCATGGCCCTCGTCCCTCCAGACATGTGCTGCCAAAATCTGACAGTGTAGTGATGGACATAATTACCAGTGAGTGTGAGACAAATAATCTTACTGACAAGCTACAGAATCTCAACCTGGAGAAGAACCAGGCTTCATGGCAAGAATTTGGGAACCTGACTAGCGTAGCTTCAAACACAAACAGACAGAAAGAATGGTATTGCTACGGAACCCAGGCTCATGGAAAGACAAACAAGGATACTGTGAAGGCTATACCATCTCCAACTCGAGCATACCATCCCATGACTCCAAACCAGAAATCTGCTTTGGATGGAGAACAACGACGCTGGAAGAAGGTTGAGATCGCTCCAACTGAAAACCCACAACCAGAAACTGTTGCCAGCGCCTCGTCAAAAGCACCACCTGAGGAGCATCAACAAGGAGGTAAAAGTACCTTGGCGCACAGTGCATCAGGAGCTCCTGAGATGACTTGTGAAGAACAGAAGATTTTTGGGAAAGCCTGTCCACCTGTGGCCGTTTCGACAAGTAAAGCCTGCTCAGAACCCCTGCCTGGTGTGCTTGCTATTGGCTCAATGCTGGTCCCGATTACGACGTCCAATTAG
- the LOC136517791 gene encoding uncharacterized protein isoform X1 gives MDLQEHHDLIFGEEFCFPTTTTYYPPLYAPTGINVPAQLYQQQTSSRCDNQAQNYMGHEVQGTSSMYYVVPNYGIGHSPHGPHPLHPCAIGDGRFVRTQEYHAETVEHTYHLPVPTPHCSARPSAADRTPANTAQYLGYTNGLFVPGGLQQTVSVTSERGVAWNQSLQQATIASMEFQSHTSLPERGVTWNQSLQQATISSMEFQSHTSLPKEQPHRPAPWKRQLSGGARAPARLPRARRAPHQSPQAAAPSVRSSLQTNLSYNNEVSNVGSDLCEMQSTERSQPYARTSSYANRRYSSMSQQNTSKAKMPIGSTPPEIVVKSYTSRLLIGNPEGKIVIRSDQYNRHDFQVVYPNAKFFVIKSYDEADIHKSIKYGVWSTSSTGSQKLDIAFREAQAIAASSSTLCPVFLFFSVNASYYFCGVAEMVGPVDYQNDMDFWCMDRWIGSFPVKWHIIKNVHNSTFRSILLQNNEDKPVTSSRDTQEIHYTPGTTMLELFKYTRADGCVLDSFMVHEEKEARRLQKFKLRRGAPHFIPAWHGPRPSRHVLPKSDSVVMDIITSECETNNLTDKLQNLNLEKNQASWQEFGNLTSVASNTNRQKEWYCYGTQAHGKTNKDTVKAIPSPTRAYHPMTPNQKSALDGEQRRWKKVEIAPTENPQPETVASASSKAPPEEHQQGGKSTLAHSASGAPEMTCEEQKIFGKACPPVAVSTSKACSEPLPGVLAIGSMLVPITTSN, from the exons ATGGATCTTCAGGAACATCATGATCTCATATTTGGAGAGGAGTTCTGCTTTCCTACCACCACGACTTATTATCCACCTCTTTATGCCCCAACTG GTATTAATGTGCCTGCCCAGCTGTATCAACAACAGACAAGTTCAAGATGTGACAATCAAGCTCAAAATTACATG GGACACGAGGTGCAAGGCACATCATCCATGTATTATGTTGTCCCTAACTATGGGATCGGACATTCTCCCCATGGACCTCACCCTTTGCACCCTTGTGCCATAGGCGATGGTAGGTTTGTCAGAACCCAAGAGTACCACGCTGAAACTGTGGAGCACACATACCATCTACCAGTTCCTACACCCCACTGTTCCGCCCGTCCATCTGCAGCAGACAGAACCCCAGCTAACACTGCTCAATATCTTGGTTACACCAATGGCTTGTTTGTTCCCGGTGGACTTCAGCAAACTGTATCTGTTACCTCAGAAAGGGGTGTCGCATGGAATCAATCTCTACAACAAGCTACTATTGCTTCAATGGAATTTCAAAGCCATACTTCTCTACCAGAAAGGGGTGTCACATGGAATCAATCTCTACAACAAGCTACGATTTCTTCAATGGAATTTCAAAGCCATACTTCGCTACCAAAGGAACAACCACATAGGCCAGCTCCATGGAAGCGGCAATTATCAGGTGGGGCCAGAGCGCCAGCTAGACTCCCTCGTGCTCGACGG GCACCACATCAGTCTCCACAAGCGGCTGCTCCTTCTGTCCGGTCTTCACTGCAGACAAATCTGTCATACAACAATGAAGTTTCAAATGTTGGATCTGACCTTTGTGAGATGCAGTCAACTGAGAGATCCCAACCATATGCAAGAACCAGTAGCTATGCTAATCGAAGGTACAGTTCCATGAGTCAGCAGAACACAAGTAAAGCAAAAATGCCAATAGGTTCAACGCCCCCAGAAATAGTTGTAAAATCATATACATCAAGGCTCCTTATCGGCAACCCAGAGGGTAAAATAGTCATTAGGTCTGATCAATATAACAGACATGATTTCCAGGTGGTGTATCCAAATGCAAAATTCTTTGTGATAAAGTCCTATGATGAGGCAGACATTCACAAATCTATCAAGTATGGTGTGTGGTCAACTTCCTCTACTGGAAGCCAGAAGTTGGATATTGCGTTCAGAGAGGCTCAAGCGATAGCTGCAAGTAGTTCTACCTTGTGCCCAGTTTTCCTGTTCTTTTCG GTCAATGCAAGTTACTATTTCTGTGGTGTTGCTGAGATGGTTGGCCCTGTCGACTACCAAAATGACATGGACTTTTGGTGCATGGATAGATGGATTGGCAGCTTTCCTGTTAAGTGGCATATCATAAAAAACGTACATAACTCCACTTTCCGAAGTATCTTACTGCAGAACAATGAAGATAAGCCTGTGACCTCTAGCAGAGATACACAAGAG ATACACTACACTCCTGGAACAACTATGCTCGAACTCTTCAAATATACCAGAGCAGACGGATGTGTGCTTGATAGCTTCATGGTGCATGAGGAGAAAGAAGCAAGGAGACTCCAGAAGTTTAAGCTGCGCAGGGGTGCTCCACATTTTATACCTGCATGGCATGGCCCTCGTCCCTCCAGACATGTGCTGCCAAAATCTGACAGTGTAGTGATGGACATAATTACCAGTGAGTGTGAGACAAATAATCTTACTGACAAGCTACAGAATCTCAACCTGGAGAAGAACCAGGCTTCATGGCAAGAATTTGGGAACCTGACTAGCGTAGCTTCAAACACAAACAGACAGAAAGAATGGTATTGCTACGGAACCCAGGCTCATGGAAAGACAAACAAGGATACTGTGAAGGCTATACCATCTCCAACTCGAGCATACCATCCCATGACTCCAAACCAGAAATCTGCTTTGGATGGAGAACAACGACGCTGGAAGAAGGTTGAGATCGCTCCAACTGAAAACCCACAACCAGAAACTGTTGCCAGCGCCTCGTCAAAAGCACCACCTGAGGAGCATCAACAAGGAGGTAAAAGTACCTTGGCGCACAGTGCATCAGGAGCTCCTGAGATGACTTGTGAAGAACAGAAGATTTTTGGGAAAGCCTGTCCACCTGTGGCCGTTTCGACAAGTAAAGCCTGCTCAGAACCCCTGCCTGGTGTGCTTGCTATTGGCTCAATGCTGGTCCCGATTACGACGTCCAATTAG